Part of the Aquabacterium sp. OR-4 genome, CTCGTAGCCGGGGCCCATGCGGAACTCGCGTGAATCGGGCACGCCGGCCAGGTTGCGTTCGACATTGCCCTGGCGGATGCGGTCGAGCACCGCGCCGGTCACCACGTAGAAGTTCCAGGGCTGGGTGTTCAGCGAGGTGGGCGCGCGCATGGCGAGCGCCAGGATCTCGCGGATCAGCGCCTGCGGCACGGGCTTGTTCAGGTAGCCGCGGATGCTGCGGCGGCCCTGCACCACGTCGTCAAATTCCATCTTCACCTCGATTGGGCTTGTTGCGGCCTGGCGGCCAAAGCTCGAGCTTGTGCCGCAAGGGCCTGCCGCGGGCTGTCGCACCGCGGACACGCGCGGGTCAGCCCCAGGTGCCGGCCACGGCGGCGGCCGGCGGGCTCAGGCCCACAGCGCCTGCATCGCCCCCACAAAGCCTTCGGCCAGCGCCGCGGCCTGCACATGCCGGCCGTCGCGCACGCGGCATTGGCCGGCCACCCACACCTGGCGGAAGGCCGGCGCGTCGGCGGCAAACACCAGCCCATCCAGCGCCTGGCTGACCGGCACGCCCAGCAGGCCGGGGGCGGCGCCGTCGAGCACCAGCAGGTCGGCGCGCGCACCCGGCACCAGGCCCCAGGCCGCGAAGCCGGCCGCCGCCGCGCCACCGGCCAGGCTGTGGTTGAACAAACGCGCCGCGGTGGCCGGCTGCCCCTGCTCGGGCGCGGCCGCCACGTTGCGCTGGCGCAGGGCCAGGCGCTGGCTGGTTTCGAGCGCGCGCAGCTCGTGCGGCCAGTGTCGGGCCACATGGCTGTCGGAGCCGATGCTGGTGATGGTGTGGCGCGCCAGCCAGCCGGGCAGGTCGAGGATGCCGTCGCCCAGGTTGGCCTCGGTGCTGGGGCAGATCACCACGCCGGCGCCGGCGGCGGCCACGGCATCCATCTCGGCCGGCGTGGCATGCGTGGCATGCACCAGCTGCCAGCGCGCATCCAGCGCCACATGCCGGGCCAGCCACTCGATCGGCCGCCGGCCGGTGGCGGCCAGGCAGTCGCTCACTTCCGCCGTTTGCTCGGCGATGTGGATGTGGATCGGGCCGGCATCGCCCGCGCAGCCTTGCACCAGGGCGGTGATGGCATCGGGTTCGGCCGCGCGCAGCGAGTGGATGGCCACACCGGCCGTCACCCCCGGCAGGCCCCAGGCACGGATGCCCTCGCGCATGGCCGTGACGCCGGCCGGCGTGGTGGCAAAGCGGCACTGGTCGGGCCGCAGCGCCGGCTGGGCAAAACCGGCGCGCTGGTACAGCACCGGCAGCAGCGTGAGACCGATGCCGGTGGCCTGCGCCGCGGCGGCCAGGGCCTGCGCCATGGCCAGCGGCTCGGGATAGGGCCGGCCGTCGGGCTGGTGGTGCAGGTAGTGGAACTCGAGCACCTGGGTGTAGCCGCCCTGCAGCAGCTCGGCGTAGAGCTGGCTGGCCACGGCCTGCAGCTGCGCCGGCGAGATGCGGTTGGCCACCGCGTACATGCGGTCGCGCCAGCCCCAGAAATCGTCTTGCGCGGCCTCGCGCCGCTCGGCCAGGCCGGCAAAGGCGCGCTGGAAGGCATGGCTGTGGGCATTGACCAGGCCCGGCAGCACCGGGCCGGGCAGCACGGTGGCGGCCTCGGGCGGCTGCGCCACGCCGGCCTGCACCGCCTGCCAGCAGCCGTCGCGCCCGGGCGTGAGCAGCACGCCATCCACCCAGCCGCGCGCGGGCAGCCAGGCCTGCGGGGCCCAGAGTGCGGGGGTGCCCACGTCAGGCTCCGGGACGCCAGTCGATCAGCGCGCCCAGCAAGGCGCGCAGCACCGGCTGCACGGCGGCCGCGCGGTCTTCGCGGTAGGCAAAGGGCGGGTCTTCGGCATCGTCGTTCATGTAGCAGCTCCAGCACATCTCGAGCTGCAGCGCGTGCACGCCCTGCGCCGGCTGGCCGTAACAGCGCGTGATGTGCCCGCCCTTGAAGCGGCCGTTGGTGATGTGGGTGTAGCGCTGCTGGCCGGCCAGCACGGCCTGCGCCGCCGCCTGCAGGCCGGGCGCGCAGGCGCGGCCGTCGGCGGTGCCCAGGTTCAGGTCCCACAGCTTGCCTTCAAACAGCCAGGGCAGGCGGTCCTTGATGCTGTGGCCGTCCAGCAGCACCGCATGGCCGTGCAAGGCCCGCAGCCGCGCCAGCTCGGCCGCCAGGGCCTCGTGGTAGGGCTGCCAGCAGGTCTGCACGCGCTGGCGCACCTCGGCCTCGTCGGGCGCCTGGCCGGGCGGGTAGATCGCATCGCCGGTGAAGAAGCGGGTGGGGCACAGCTCGGTGTTGTTGACGCCGGCATACATCGGCGCGTTCTCGGGCGGGCGGTTCAGATCGACCACGATGCGGTTGAAGTGCGGCACCAGCACGCTGGCGCCCAGCGCCTGCGCAAAGCCGTACAGGCGCTCGAGGTGCCAGTCGGTGTCTTCCACGCGCAGCGCGCGGGGCACCAGGCGCGGCTGCAGGGCCGCGGGCAGGGCGGTGCCCACATGCGGCAGGCTCAGCAGCAGCGGCGTGCTGCCGCGGTGCAGGGTGAACACCGCAGGCTCGGCGAGGGTCATGGCGCGGTCTCCGGGGGGTGGGCGTCGGTGTCGGTGGTGCAGGTGGTGCCGGTGGCGCCGGTGGTGCCGGCCTCGCCGGCCAGGTGCACGGTGCGGCCGCCGGCCACCACGCGCTGTGCGGGCCGCTGGCCAAACCAGTAGGCCAGCTCGGCCGGGTGGTTCAGGTTCCAGGCCACGAAGTCGGCGCGGCAGCCGGCCGCCAGGCGGCCATGCGTGGCCTGCAGGCCCAGCGCGCGCGCGGCGTGCACGGTGGTGCCGGCCAGCGCCTCCTCGGGTGTCAGCCGGAACAGGGTGCAGGCCATGTTCATGGCCAGCAGCAGCGACAGGCCGGGCGACGAGCCGGGGTTGTGGTCACTGGCCACGGCCATCGGCACGCCGGCCTGGCGCAGCGCCTGCACCGGCGGCAGCCGGGTGTCGCGCAGAAAGTAGAACGCGGTGGGCAGCAGCATGGCCACCGTGCCGGCGCCGGCCATCGCGGCGATGCCGCGGTCCGACAGGTGCTCGATGTGGTCGCAGCTCAGCGCGCCATAGCCGGCGGCCAGCGCGGCGCCTTCCTGGTTGCTCAGCTGCTCGGCATGCAGCTTGACCGGCAGGCCCAGCGCCTGGGCGGCGTCGAACACGCGCCGGGTCTGCTCGGGCGTGAAGCCGATGGTGTCGCAGAAGGCGTCCACCGCATCCACCAGGCCGTCGGCGGCCTGGGCCGGCAGCCAGGCGGCCACTGCGGCGATGTAGTCGTCGGGCCGGCCGTCGAACTCGGGCGGCAGCGCATGCGCCCCCAGCGAGGTGGTGCGCACGGTGATGCCCAGCGCCTGGCCCACGCCGCGCGCCACGCGCAGGCAGCGCGCCTCGGTGGCGGCATCCAGGCCGTAGCCGCTCTTGATCTCGAGCGTGGTCACGCCCTCGGCCAGCAGCTGGCGCGCGCGGCCCAGCGCCAGCGCCAGCAGGCGCTGCTCGTCGGCGGCGCGGGTGGCGGCCACGGTGGACCGGATGCCGCCACCGGCGCGCGCGATCTGCTCGTAGCTGGCGCCCTGCAGGCGCTGCTCGAACTCGAGCGCGCGATCACCGGCATACACCAGGTGGGTGTGGGCGTCGATCAGGCCGGGCGTGACCAGGCGGCCGCCCAGGCTGATCTCGTGGCCGATGCGCGGCCGCAGCGCGGCGGGCAGCTCGGCCAGCGCGCCCACCCACCGCAGCGTGTCGCCCTGCGTGAGCAGCGCGCCATCGGGCTGCCAGCCATAGGGCGTGGCGCCGTCCATCGTGGCCAGGTGGGCGTGCTGCCAGAGGGTCAGCGGGGCCGGGGTGTTCATGCGGGGGCCTGTGCGGTCGCGCCAAGATCGGCCCACAGCCACCAGGCGCGGGCCTCGGCGGATGCGGGGGTCCATTGCCAGGGCTGTTGATCGGGCGGCGTGCCGGCAGCCGCCGGCAGCACCAGGCCCATGCCCGGCAAGGCCAGCCCATCATGCCCCGTTTGCAGATGCCCGGCGCCGGTGCAGAAGCAGGCGCGCCAGGCGCCCGGCGGCGCTTGCCAGGCCTCGTCGGGCCGCGCCTTGACCAGGCCGCCGGCCACGCCGCGCAGCATCAGGTTCAGGTCGCGCGTGGCGCCGCCGATCAGGCTGCAGCCGGGCGCCTGGGCGCCGTCAAAGCAGATCGGCGGGCTGCAGGGCGTGAGTGCCTGCGCCTGCTGCGGCCAGGCCAGGTTGACGCCGGCGCCCTGCACCACGGCAAACCAGCGCCGCACGCCGGCAAAGGGCGAGAACGGCCCGTCGCGCGTGATGTCGGCCAGGCTGATGCGCAGGCGCCAGTCGGCCGCCGCGGCGCCGGCCGGCCAGACCCACAGCGTGCGCGTGCTGCCGCCGCCATTGCGCCAGGGCTCGGCCGCCACCGCCTCGGCGGCCTGCCACTGCAGACCCAGGTCTTCGCTCATGGCGCGAACTCGCCCTGCAGGCGGTAGCGCGTGCCCGGGTGCACCAGGCGCGCCGCGGTGATGGCGTGCTGGGCATTGGTGGTGCGGCGCACCACCACCAGGCAGGGATCACCGGCGCCGATGCCCAGCAGGCGGGCCTCGCGCGCGGTGGGCAGCGCGGCCTCGATGCTGTAGCTGGCCTGCCACAGCGGCGCCACCTCCAGCAGGTAGTGGGTGGGCGTGGTCTGCGAAAAATCGACCCCCAGGTAGCCCGGCGCGGCGGCGGGGTTGACGTAGCGGTCTTCGCACTGCAGCGGCACCTCGTTTTCGAGGTGCACGATCAGCGTGTGGAACACCGGCTCGCCCTGGGCCAGGCCCAGCTGCGCGGCCACGCCGGGGCTGGCGGCCTCCTGCCGCGCCAGGTGCACCTGGGCGCGGTGGCGGTGGCCGCGCTGCGAGATCTCTTCGTGCAGGTCGCGGATCATCAGCTGCGAAGCCACCTTGCCCAGCTGCGCCGCGAAGGTGCCCACGCCCTGCACCCGGTCGACCAGGCCCTCGGCCGCCAGCTCGCGCAGCGCGCGGCCCACGGTCATGCGGCTGACGCCGAAGCGCTGCACCAGCTCGGCCTCGCTGGGCATCAGCGCGCCCGGGGGGTACTGGCCGCTGGCCAGCGCGTCGCGCAGGAACTGCTTGACCAGCGCATACGGCGCCTGGGCCCGCGCTGCACTGCGCGAAGGGATCGGACGGGTGGACATGCGGGAAAGCCTGGGGGCGCCCGGCGGGCCGGGCTGCTGGATGATCGGCGGCATGCTACTTGCCTTGGCTTGTCTAGACAAGTACATTGACGGCGCTCTGCACCCATCCCGCCAGCCGAGGGCCACCGCAAATGACCGATCTGTCCACCCCGCCCGCACCGCCTGCGCCCACCGCCGCCGCGCCGGGCTACCTGGGGGCCGGTCAAGGCGCCCACCGGCAGCACGCTGCACTGCCGCAACTGGCTGATCGAGGCCGCCTACCGCATGCTGCAGAACAACCTCGACCCCGCGGTGGCCGAGAACCCCGAGGCGCTGGTGGTCTACGGCGGTATCGGCAAGGCTGCGCGCAACTGGGATTGTTTCGAGGCCATCCTGAAAAGCCTGGAGCAGCTGCAGGAAGACGAGTCGCTGCTGATCCAGAGCGGCAAGCCGGTGGGCGTGTTCCGCACCCATGCCGATGCACCACGGGTGCTCATCGCCAACTCCAACCTGGTGCCCAAATGGGCCACCTGGGAGCATTTCAACCAGCTCGACCGCGCCGGGCTGATGATGTACGGCCAGATGACCGCCGGCAGCTGGATCTACATCGGCAGCCAGGGCATCGTGCAGGGCACCTACGAGACCTTTGTCGAGGCGGCACGCCAGCACTACGGTGGCCAAGCCCAAGGCAAGTGGATCCTGACGGCCGGCCTGGGTGGAATGGGCGGCGCGCAACCACTGGCCGCCACGTTTGCGGGTTTCTGCTCGCTGAACATCGAGTGCCAGCAGTCGCGCATCGACTTCCGCCTGCGCAGCCGCTATGTGGACGAGCAGGCCGCCGATCTGGACGACGCGCTGGCCCGCATCCAGCGCTACACCGCCGAGGGCCGCGCCGTCAGCATTGCGCTGCTGGGCAATGCCGCCGAGCTGCTGCCCGAGCTGGCCCGGCGTGCCCAGGCCGGCGGCCCCCGGCCCGATCTGGTGACCGACCAGACCAGCGCGCACGACCTGATCAACGGCTACCTGCCGCCGGGCTGGAGCGTGGCGCAATGGCTGGCCGCGCGCGCCGATGCTGCCCAGCATGCCGCGCTGAAGGCCGCCGCCGCCCAGGGCTGCGCCCGGCATGTGCAGGCCATGCTGGCCTTCCAGCAGATGGGCGTGCCCACGGTCGACTACGGCAACAACATCCGCCAGGTGGCCTTTGACGAAGGCGTGCAGAACGCGTTTGACTTCCCCGGCTTCGTGCCGGCCTACATCCGGCCGCTGTTCTGCCGCGGCAAGGGGCCGTTCCGCTGGGTGGCGCTGAGTGGTGACCCGGACGACATCCGCAAGACCGACGCCAAGATGAAGGAGCTGTTCCCCGCCGATGCCCACCTGCACCGCTGGCTCGACATGGCTGGCGAGCGCATCGCCTTCCAGGGCCTGCCGGCGCGCATCTGCTGGATCGGCCTGGGCGAGCGCCACCGCGCCGGCCTGGCCTTCAACGAGATGGTGCGCTCGGGCGAGCTGAAGGCGCCCATCGTCATCGGCCGCGACCACCTCGACAGCGGCAGCGTGGCCAGCCCCAACCGCGAGACCGAGGCCATGATGGACGGCAGCGACGCGGTGAGCGACTGGCCGCTGCTGAACGCGCTGCTCAACACCGCCGGCGGCGCCACCTGGGTGAGCCTGCACCATGGCGGCGGCGTGGGCATGGGCTACAGCCAACACAGCGGCGTGGTGATCGTGTGCGACGGCAGCGCGGCGGCCGACCAGCGCATCGCGCGCGTGCTGTGGAACGACCCCGCCACCGGCGTGATGCGCCATGCCGATGCCGGCTATGCCGAGGCCGTGGCCTGCGCGCATGAGCAGAACCTCAACCTGCCGATGGTCCAGTAAACATGCTGCTGCGCCCTGGAGAACTCACGCTGGATGTGCTGCAGGCCATCCACAGCGAAGGCCACCGTCCGTTGCGCCTGATGCTCGACCCCGCCGCGCTGCCGGCCATCCAGGCCAGCGCGGCGCTGGTGCAGGCGGCCGCGGCGGGCGATGCGCCGGTGTACGGTGTCAACACCGGCTTTGGCAAGCTGGCCAGCACGCGCATCAGCGCGGCCGATCTGGCCCAGCTGCAGCGCAACCTGATCCGCAGCCACAGCGTGGGCGTGGGCGAGCCGCTGCAGCCCGCCGTGGTGCGGCTGATGCTGGCGCTGAAGGCAGCCAGCCTGGGGCGTGGGCACAGCGGTGTGCGGCCGGTCGTCATCGACACGCTGCTCGCGGTGCACAACGCCGGCCTGGTGCCCCATGTGCCCAGCCAGGGCTCGGTGGGCGCCTCGGGCGACCTGGCGCCGCTGTCGCACATGACGCTGGCGCTGATGGGCGAGGGCGCCTTCCTGGGTGCCGATGGCCAACCGGTGCCGGCGGCGCAAGCCCTGGCCCAGGCCGGCATCACCCCGCTGGCACTCGAGGCCAAGGAAGGCCTGGCGCTGATCAACGGCACGCAGACCAGCACCGCACTGGCGCTGCATGCGCTGTTTGCCTTTCGGCCGGTGTTCGAGGCTGCGCTGGTGGTGGGCGCGCTCACGGTGGATGCCGCGCGCGGCAGCGATGGGCCGTTCGACCCGCGCATCCATGCACTGCGTGGCCAGCCGGGCCAGATCGACGTGGCACGCATCTACCGCGCGCTGCTGGCCGGCAGCGCCATCCGCGCCAGCCACAAGACCATGCGCCCCGAGACTGGCGCTGCGCGCCAGTCGCCCCCCGAGGGGGGTGTCCAGCACTGGCAAAGCCAGATGCCGGACGGCGACGATCGCGTGCAAGACCCCTACTGCCTGCGCTGCCAGCCGCAGGTGGTGGGCGCCTGCCTGGATCAGCTGCGCCATGCCGCCCAGGTGCTGCTGCGCGAAGCCAATGCCGTGACCGACAACCCGCTGGTGTTTGCCGACACGCAGGAGATGATCAGCGGTGGCAACTTCCACGCCGAGCCGGTGGCCCTGGCCGCCGATGGCATGGCGCTGGCCATTGCCGAGGTGGGGGCCATTGCCGAGCGCCGCATCGCGATGCTGATCGATGCCAGCGTGTCGCGGCTGCCGCCCTTTCTGACCGCCGATGCGGGCCTGAACAGCGGCTTCATGATCGCCCACGTCACGGCCGCCAGCCTGGCCAGCGAGAACAAGAGCCTGGCCCACCCGGCCAGCGTGGACAGCCTGCCCACCAGCGCCAACCAGGAAGACCATGTGAGCATGGCCACCTTCGCGGCACGGCGCTTGCAAGCCATGGTCAGCAACACCGCCCACATCCTCGGCATCGAGTGGCTGGCCGCGGCCCAGGGCATCGAGTTCCTGCGGCCGCTGGCCAGCAGCCCGGCGCTCGAGGAGATGCTGGCGCTGCTGCGCCAGCTTTGCCCGCCCATGCACCAGGACCGCTACCTCGCCCCCGACATCGCCCAGGCCACGGCCCTGCTGCGCTCAGGCCAGCTCAGCGCGCTGCTCGACCGCCAGACCGGCCTGCCCACGCTGTGGCCGCAGGCCGACCTGCGCGCCCAGATCGGTGGCGAGGCCGGCGAGCACGCCGATGGCCACGCGGGCGGCGGCGCCTGCGACCATCCCTCCCACCGCCACTGATCCCACCCGCAACCCCGCACGAGGAGCGCCTCCGATGATTTCCTTCCGTTCACGCATGGCCCTGGCCGCCACCACCCTGGCACTGGCCAGCGCCACCACCCAGGCCCAGGAGACCAAGCTGGCCATCGGCATCAGCGGCTGGACCGGCTTTGCGCCGCTCACGCTGGCCAGGGAGGCCGGCCTGTTCAAGAAGAACGGGCTCGACGTGAGCATCAAGAAGATCCCGCAGAAGGACCGCCACCTGGCCATTGCCAGCGGCGACATCCAGTGCGCCGCCACCACGGTGGAAACCTGGGTGGTGTGGAACGCCAACGGCGTGGCCACCACGCAGATCTTCCAGCTCGACAAGAGCTTTGGCGCCGACGGCATGGTGGTCAAGCCCGGCATCGGCAAGATCAGCGACCTGAAGGGCAAGACCGTGGCCGCCAGTGCCCCCGGCACCGCGCCCTACTTCACGCTGGCCTGGATGCTCAAGAAAAACGGCCTGAGCGTGAAGGACGTGAAGGTGGTCAACCTCGAGCCCCAGGCCGCCGCCAACGCGATGATCGCCGGCACCGATGGCGTCGACGCCGCCATGACCTACGAGCCCTACCTGGGTGCCGTGCGCGCCAAGCCCGAGGCCGGCAAGATCATCGCCACCACGCTCGACTACCCGATGATCATGGACACCTTTGGCTGCACGCCCAAGTTCCTGGCCGAGAACCCCAAGGCCGCCAAGGCCCTGGCCGACAGCTACTTCGACGCCGTGGCCATGATCAAGGCCGACCCGAAGAAGAGCTTCGAGATCATGGGCGCCGACGTCAAGCAAAGCGGCGAGGCCTTCGAGAAGAGCCAGGCCTACCTGCGCTGGCAAGACCGCGAGGCCAACCTGAAGTTCTTTGCCGGCGAGCATGCGCAGTTCAGCAAGGAGGCGGCCGAGCTGCTGCTGGAGGCCGGCATCATCAAGCAGATCCCCGATCTGTCGAAGCTGGCCACCACCCAGTTCCTGAAATGACCCACCCCCTACGCGCTTCGCGCGCCCCCTCAAGGGGGCAACGCCAGCGGCCCGGCAAAGCCGGTTCCGCGGCGTTCGCTGGGTTCTGTCACCACGTTCCGCGTCGGGTGCGTTGATGAAGCCTTTGGTTCCCGTCGCTGCCACGACCCGCGTGGCGCTGGGGGTGAGTTTCTTCGTGCTGTTCGTGGCGCTGTGGGCGCTGGCCACCTTTGGCGGCTTCGTGCAGAAGACCTTTCTGGCCGATCCGCTCACCATGGTGAAAAGCGGCGTCACGCTGCTCACCGAGATGGGTTTTGGCTGGGACATCCTGTGGACGGTGTGGCGCGTGCTGGGCGGCTTTCTGATCGCCGCGGCCATTGCGCTGCCGCTGGGCGTGGCGATGGGCGCCTACAAGCCGGTGGAGGCCTTCTTCGAGCCCTTCGTCAGCTTTGCGCGCTACCTGCCGGCCAGTGCCTTCATCCCGCTGCTGATCCTGTGGGCCGGCATCGGCGAGAAGCAGAAGCTGGCGGTCATCTTCATCGGCAGCTTCTTCCAGCTGGTATTGATGATCGCGGTGATCGTGGGCAACACCCGGCGCGATCTGGTGGAGGCCGCCTACACCCTGGGCGTGAATGACCGCGGCCTGATCCGCCGCGTCTTGATCCCCGGCGCAGCGCCCGAGATTGCCGAGGTGCTGCGCATGGTGCTGGGCTGGGCCTGGACCTATGTGATCGTGGCCGAGCTGATCGGCGCCAGCAGCGGCATCGGCCACATGATCACCGACAGCCAGGCGCTGCTGGCCACCGACCAGATCATCTTCGGCATCATCGTCATCGGCCTGATCGGCCTGGCCAGCGACCTGCTGTTCAAGTGGGCCAACCGCCGGCTGTTTCCGTGGGCTCAGCTGGGGCGATGAGGCCGGGTCGTCGCGCGGCTGCCGCGGCTTCACAATCCCCTCGCGGCGGGCCATCTCGGCCCGCCATGCCGATGCAGGGGAGACGAACATGAGCATGCGCTCACGCGGGGTGGCAGGCCTGGTGCTGGTGGTGGCGGTGGGCCTGGGCCTGTCGAGCTGCGGCACCATCGGATCGGGCAATGTGGGCGTGCGCACCACGCTGGGCAAGATCAACCCCGAGGAGCTGGAGCCCGGCGTCTACCTGGGGGTGCCGGCCATCAGCCAGGTGGCCGAGTTCTCGGGCAAGGAAATCGGCGTCGACCTGAGCGACCTCACGCCCAAGGCACGCGACAACCTCTCGCTGCGCGACCTGGACGTGACCCTGTACTACCGCGTGGCAACCGGCCAGATCGCCGACCTGACCGTCAAATACGCCGGCCAGCATGTGCGCGACGAAGGCAGCCGCGTCACCCTGCCGGCCCACGGCCTGCTCAGCCGCCTGGCGCGCAATGCCATCTACGAGCAGGCCGCACGCATCGACAGCCTGGTGATGCACACCCAGCGCGACGAGCTGGCCTCGGCCGTGCGCCGCGGCCTTCAGGCCGAACTGGATGCCAACGACAAGGGCGTGTTCACCATCACCCGCGTGGTGATCCGCGCGCTCACCACCGACCCGGCCATCGAGCGCACCATCCAGGAATCGGTGGCCGCGCAAAAGCAGCTCGAAACCACCAAGCAGCGCGTGGCCATCGCCGAGGCCGAGGCCCAGGTGGAGATCAAGCGCGCCGAGGGCGTGGCGCGTGCCAACCAGATCATCAACCAGAGCCTCACGCGCGAGTACCTGCAGCACGAATCCAACCTGGCGCTGATGAAGTTTGCCGAGAAGGGCGGGGCCACCACGGTGGTGATCCCCGCCAACATGCAGACCGCGCCCCTGATCAACATCGGCAAGTAGCCGCAGCCACCCCACCCATCGCCAGACGCCATGACCACCCCCCTGCTCACCGTGCGCGGCCTCGAACGCCGCTTCGACAAGACGCTGGCGCTGCAGGCCACCGACCTGGATGTGGCCGAGAACGACTTCATCACCATCCTGGGCCCCAGCGGCTGCGGCAAGAGCACGCTGCTGCGCATCGTGGCCGGGCTCGACCAGCCCACCGCCGGCCGCGCCGAGCTGGAAGGCCAGCGCATCACCGGCCCCGGCGCCGAGCGCGGCATGGTGTTCCAGAGCTACACGCTGTTTCCCTGGCTCACGGTGCTGGACAACGTGTGCTTCGGCCTGCGCGAGCGCGGCCTGCCGCGCGCCGAGCAGCTGGCCATCGCGCACGACTTTCTCGCCAAGGTGGGCCTGCGCGGCTTTGAGCAGCACTACCCCAAGCAGCTCTCGGGCGGCATGCAGCAGCGCACCGCGCTGGCCCGCGCGCTGGCCAACCGCCCGCGCATGCTGCTGATGGACGAGCCCTTCGGCGCGCTCGACCATCAAACCCGTGAGCTGATGCAGGAGCTGCTGCTGGGCATCTGGGAAGCTGAACGCACGACGGTCTTGTTCGTCACCCACGACATCGACGAAGCCGTGTTCATGGGCAGCCGCGTGGTGGTGATGAGCGCCCGGCCCGGCCGCATCGTGCTCGATGAACGGGTGCCGCTGCCGCACCCGCGCCACTACTCGGTGAAGACCACGCCCGAGTTTGCCGGCCTGAAGGCGCGGCTGACCGAGGCCGTGCGCGCGCAGGTGCTGGCGGCGCAGGCGCAGATGCAGGCGCAGGCGGCCGCAGCGGCCTGAGCACCGCCGCCCGGTCGCCCCGCAGGCGGCCCCTCAGTCGGCCCCGAGCGCCGCCCGCAGCGCGGCCATCGCCGCATCCAGCCGGGCCATCGGCTCGCTGCAGGGGTTGACGGGCAGCACCAGTCCGACGGCCTGGCGCGTGGCGGCTTCGATCGACAGCGTGAGCGCCGCCATCTCCACCAGGCCCAGCGTCAGCGCGGGGCCGCGCAGATCGTGGGCTTGCTGCTGCACCGCGGCGGCGTTGCGCGCGGCCAGCGCGGCGTGCAGCGCCTGCAGCCCCGAGCCCTGCGCAAACTGGCGCAGCAGGCGCTCGTACATCGCCTGGTTGCCAGCCACCGCGGCCAGGCCCTGGGCCAGGTCCAGCCCCGGCAGCTGCGCCAGCCGATCCTGCAGCGCCGGCCGGGCGGCCGGTGCAGGCGCCTGCGGGCCGGCCGCGGGGGCCGCGGTGTCTTCGGGCACGGCAGCCGGCAGCTGGGTGGCCGTCAGCCAGCGCAGCAGGGTGGCGTGGAAGGCATGCACGTCCAGCGGCTTGGTGATGAAGTCGTTCATGCCTGCGGCCAGGCAGGCCTGGCGGTCTTCATCGAAGGCATTGGCGGTGAGGGCCAGGATGGGCAGTGCGGCATGGCCGGGCATGGCGCGGATCAGGCGCGCGGCCTCGACGCCGCTCATCTCGGGCATCTGCATGTCCATCAGCACCAGCGCGTAGCCGCCGCCACGTGCCAGCGCCACGGCCTCGCGGCCGGTGGCCGCGCAGTCAGCGGCAAAACCCAGCCCGTGCAGCATGGCCAGCGCGACCTCGCGGTTGACCTCGTTGTCTTCGGCCAGCAGCACCCGTGCGCCGCGGTAGCCCTGGCGCAGCAGGCTCGAGGCACTGGCCGGCTGGGTGGCCGGGCTGGGTGGCAGCACGCCGTGGCCACGCTGCAGGCGAGCCGTGAACCAGAAGGTGCTGCCCACGCCCACCTCGCTGTGCGCCCCGGCTTCACCACCCATCAGCTCGGCCAGGCGCCGGGTGATCGCCAGGCCCAGGCCCGAGCCGCCGTAGCGGCGGGTGGTCGAGGCGTCGGCCTGCTCGAAGGCATCGAACAGGCGGGCCAGCACCGGCGGTGCAATGCCGATGCCGGTGTCACTGACGGCAAAACGCACCAGCAGCTCGTCGCCCTCCACCTGCAGCAGCTTGGCCTGCAGCAGCACGCGGCCCTGCTCGGTGAACTTCACCGCATTGGAGGCGAAGTTCAGCAGCGCCTGGCGCAGCCGGGTCGGGTCGCCGCGCAGCCAGTGCGGCACGGCGTTCGGGTCCATCTCGATGCGCAGCCCCTTGGCGCGCGCCGCCTCGCCGATGATGGACTGCACGTTGTCGAGCACCGCCGACAGA contains:
- a CDS encoding ABC transporter ATP-binding protein; translation: MTTPLLTVRGLERRFDKTLALQATDLDVAENDFITILGPSGCGKSTLLRIVAGLDQPTAGRAELEGQRITGPGAERGMVFQSYTLFPWLTVLDNVCFGLRERGLPRAEQLAIAHDFLAKVGLRGFEQHYPKQLSGGMQQRTALARALANRPRMLLMDEPFGALDHQTRELMQELLLGIWEAERTTVLFVTHDIDEAVFMGSRVVVMSARPGRIVLDERVPLPHPRHYSVKTTPEFAGLKARLTEAVRAQVLAAQAQMQAQAAAAA